In Arthrobacter ramosus, one DNA window encodes the following:
- a CDS encoding LLM class flavin-dependent oxidoreductase, whose translation MSIASNETSTEHPVDRDFVADYTVERGNGPMVGGDNTFKVAIFGANVSTGQGGLNFADNTIKLGNWGEVQHLAQKADRYGLDGFIPIARWQGLAGPDRPWGRQFETFTWAAGLAAVTQNIQIIATCNVQFINPVMGAKMVTTIDHISGGRMGLNVTAGYFKPEYDIFGVELPEHDVRYELADEWIEIAERLWANEEQEFDFDGKFFNLKGAQAHPKPVQSPRPMVMSAGSSPAGQEFAFKHANVLFASVASVEHSGELTPKIRQKADAAGREDLGLWAGAHIIVKDTEKEARAYADYVTESTDWESALRYREIIRSGTQSFNWDEYKQSEDYKRDESVRAFGRAALMPITGTPEMVVEELQKLQASGITGICTGLVDYDEGLDRLHEQVFPLMREAGLRA comes from the coding sequence ATGAGCATCGCATCCAACGAAACTTCCACTGAGCATCCCGTCGATCGCGACTTTGTCGCCGATTACACAGTCGAGCGTGGCAACGGCCCGATGGTTGGAGGCGACAACACTTTCAAGGTCGCGATCTTCGGCGCGAACGTGTCCACGGGGCAGGGCGGCCTGAACTTCGCCGACAACACCATCAAGCTTGGCAACTGGGGTGAAGTTCAGCATCTCGCGCAGAAGGCGGACCGGTACGGGCTGGACGGATTCATTCCCATCGCGCGCTGGCAGGGGCTCGCGGGACCCGACCGGCCCTGGGGGCGTCAGTTCGAGACGTTCACCTGGGCAGCGGGACTGGCCGCGGTGACGCAGAACATCCAGATCATCGCCACATGCAACGTGCAGTTCATCAACCCTGTAATGGGCGCGAAGATGGTAACCACCATTGACCACATCAGCGGCGGCCGCATGGGCCTCAACGTAACAGCGGGTTACTTCAAGCCCGAATACGACATCTTCGGCGTGGAACTCCCCGAGCACGACGTGCGCTACGAGCTCGCCGACGAGTGGATTGAGATCGCCGAGCGCCTGTGGGCCAACGAGGAGCAAGAGTTCGACTTCGACGGCAAATTCTTCAATCTGAAGGGTGCGCAGGCGCACCCGAAGCCCGTGCAGTCCCCCCGCCCGATGGTGATGAGCGCCGGTTCAAGCCCCGCAGGGCAGGAGTTCGCATTCAAGCACGCAAACGTCCTGTTCGCATCAGTTGCCAGCGTCGAGCACAGCGGCGAGCTCACACCGAAAATCCGGCAGAAAGCCGACGCAGCCGGACGCGAGGACCTCGGCCTGTGGGCGGGCGCGCACATCATCGTCAAGGACACCGAGAAGGAAGCACGCGCCTACGCCGACTACGTGACTGAGAGCACCGACTGGGAGAGCGCGCTTCGCTATCGCGAGATCATCCGGAGCGGCACCCAGAGCTTCAATTGGGATGAATACAAGCAATCCGAGGACTACAAGCGTGACGAGTCGGTGAGGGCCTTTGGCCGCGCGGCACTCATGCCGATCACTGGTACCCCCGAGATGGTCGTCGAGGAGCTGCAGAAGTTGCAGGCCTCGGGCATCACGGGCATCTGCACCGGCCTCGTCGACTACGACGAGGGCCTCGACCGGCTGCACGAGCAGGTCTTCCCGCTGATGCGCGAGGCAGGCCTGCGCGCCTGA
- a CDS encoding cupin domain-containing protein — protein MTFPDPKKFQLVVAGPNESGDADFLEVGPAAEFDFPGVAAGAFYWAVDGGHSKTNIGAPPSKVALAGPNGSTFGISSFPAHSSGEVDAALDESMSATDDDGDAGMHASDTIDYEVVISGKVDLVLPGGKKRTLVPGDLLVMAGVPHAWKNPYDEDCVYVVVTVGFNTPEVAS, from the coding sequence ATGACTTTTCCTGATCCCAAGAAATTCCAGCTCGTCGTCGCGGGACCGAACGAGTCCGGCGACGCCGACTTCCTCGAAGTCGGCCCGGCCGCCGAGTTCGACTTCCCCGGCGTGGCAGCCGGTGCCTTTTACTGGGCTGTAGACGGGGGCCACAGCAAAACGAACATCGGTGCCCCGCCAAGCAAGGTCGCCCTAGCTGGACCCAATGGATCCACCTTCGGTATCAGCAGCTTCCCTGCGCACTCTTCCGGGGAGGTGGACGCGGCGCTGGACGAAAGCATGAGCGCCACCGATGACGACGGCGACGCCGGGATGCACGCGAGCGACACCATCGACTACGAGGTGGTCATCTCGGGCAAGGTGGACCTCGTACTCCCCGGTGGGAAGAAGCGCACGCTGGTTCCGGGAGACCTGCTGGTCATGGCCGGCGTGCCCCATGCCTGGAAGAACCCGTACGACGAGGACTGCGTCTACGTCGTGGTCACGGTCGGTTTCAACACCCCTGAGGTCGCGTCATGA
- a CDS encoding isocitrate lyase/PEP mutase family protein, with product MSLTSPGKALRAVFDSPETALVPFGALPLHAQMAQHAGFDAFQLSGGMSAWWQGVSDTGWLTLTEVVEHAKRTARAADIPIYCDADTGFGAPINVQRTVSEFIDAGVAGIHIEDQREPKKSGGVAGIELVSDAEAIGRLNAAVDARDKLDSDFVIVARTDGYGAAGGGVDEAIRRAQLYKAETGADVIFYEGFHTWEQAEVALKETPGPAYAVGVPLIGRKTVAEMTTIGQAIQPVAFVLPGVKEVWRLLMQVKESGEATPIGEYIDHLNDGPDSIGWGAMFGRPLTDYVRETEDRFLPQESRRNYDNNVHVGESY from the coding sequence ATGAGCCTGACCTCACCGGGCAAGGCGCTGCGTGCAGTCTTCGACAGTCCCGAGACGGCGCTGGTGCCGTTCGGTGCCTTGCCGCTCCATGCGCAGATGGCGCAGCACGCCGGCTTCGACGCCTTCCAGCTCTCCGGCGGCATGTCGGCCTGGTGGCAAGGTGTCTCCGACACGGGATGGCTCACCCTGACCGAGGTGGTTGAGCATGCGAAGCGCACCGCCCGCGCCGCTGACATTCCCATCTATTGCGACGCCGATACGGGCTTTGGCGCGCCGATCAACGTTCAGCGCACAGTGTCTGAGTTCATTGACGCGGGCGTCGCCGGAATCCACATTGAGGATCAGCGGGAGCCCAAGAAATCGGGTGGTGTCGCCGGGATCGAATTGGTGTCGGACGCCGAGGCTATCGGACGACTGAACGCCGCCGTCGATGCCCGGGACAAGTTGGACAGCGACTTCGTTATCGTTGCCCGTACCGACGGCTACGGTGCCGCCGGCGGCGGCGTGGACGAGGCGATCCGCCGCGCCCAGCTCTACAAAGCCGAGACCGGCGCGGACGTCATCTTCTACGAGGGATTCCATACCTGGGAGCAGGCCGAAGTCGCACTGAAGGAGACACCCGGGCCAGCCTACGCCGTCGGGGTTCCGCTGATCGGACGCAAGACGGTGGCCGAGATGACAACGATCGGCCAGGCGATTCAGCCTGTGGCGTTCGTGCTTCCCGGGGTCAAAGAGGTTTGGCGCTTGCTGATGCAGGTCAAGGAATCAGGCGAGGCCACGCCGATCGGCGAGTACATCGACCACTTGAACGATGGCCCCGACAGCATCGGCTGGGGAGCCATGTTCGGCCGTCCTTTAACCGACTATGTGCGTGAAACCGAGGACAGGTTCCTCCCGCAGGAATCGCGCCGCAACTATGACAACAACGTCCACGTTGGAGAGAGCTACTAA
- a CDS encoding SDR family NAD(P)-dependent oxidoreductase gives MMKDKAGLVTGAGSGIGRAGALAFAKNGARVVVSDIDEAAGRETVEIIEASGGKAVFFQCDVSDEEQVKALVDATVSNFGQLDFAFNNAGMNGVFAPIGETDSATWDRVMKVNLYSTFYCLKHEVNAMLKTGGGAIVNTASAAGLIGIANNAPYTASKFGVVGITRNAAIDYGPLGIRINALTPGSTTSPMMKNAFEQNPPEFRERILSAIPMRGLAEPEDQADAVVWLCSDQARMVTGISLAVDGGWLAGK, from the coding sequence ATGATGAAAGACAAAGCCGGACTCGTCACCGGCGCAGGCTCGGGTATAGGCCGGGCAGGTGCCCTGGCGTTCGCGAAGAACGGCGCGCGCGTGGTGGTGTCCGATATCGATGAGGCAGCCGGGCGCGAAACGGTGGAGATCATCGAAGCATCTGGTGGGAAGGCTGTCTTCTTCCAGTGCGATGTCAGCGACGAGGAGCAGGTCAAGGCCCTTGTCGATGCGACGGTGTCGAACTTTGGGCAGCTGGACTTCGCTTTTAACAATGCCGGGATGAACGGTGTCTTCGCACCCATCGGGGAGACCGACAGCGCGACCTGGGACCGGGTCATGAAGGTGAACCTGTACAGCACCTTCTACTGCCTGAAGCACGAAGTCAACGCCATGCTGAAGACCGGAGGCGGTGCGATTGTCAACACTGCTTCTGCTGCGGGCCTGATCGGTATCGCCAACAACGCCCCGTACACCGCCTCGAAATTCGGCGTTGTCGGGATTACGAGGAACGCGGCGATAGACTACGGCCCCCTGGGCATCCGTATCAACGCCCTCACACCGGGATCGACGACGAGCCCCATGATGAAGAACGCTTTCGAGCAGAACCCGCCGGAATTCCGGGAAAGGATTCTGTCGGCGATTCCGATGCGCGGGCTGGCCGAACCCGAGGATCAGGCAGATGCCGTTGTGTGGCTGTGCTCTGACCAGGCCCGCATGGTTACCGGAATCTCCCTGGCGGTCGACGGCGGCTGGTTGGCCGGAAAGTAA
- a CDS encoding SDR family NAD(P)-dependent oxidoreductase, which yields MTDLDFKGRVAIVTGAGQGMGREHAKMLASRGARVVVNDVNAANAAEAVAEITNSGGTAVVDSHNVVTEAPEIVQTALDSFGQLDIVVNNAGINAFGRFWEMESDTWWRIFDVAVKGVVGVSRAAMPHLIASGSGRLINISSNGVMGVPTDSAYNAAKAAIWGLGITLAAEAREVGVQVTTLMPVALTPMTEDAFPNPVIKDAMRTTVPASSVSAFVTWLAHQDTTVFGETFEIAGVAAGRVAIAGMPRMRVESPTPESWADSGETLMKDGELRAFRNASESFRDQMVYLAPELDDVLPANAADVSR from the coding sequence ATGACCGATCTTGATTTCAAAGGCCGGGTGGCAATCGTCACGGGCGCAGGACAGGGAATGGGCCGCGAGCACGCGAAGATGCTCGCCTCCCGCGGGGCGCGGGTGGTCGTCAACGACGTCAACGCAGCGAACGCGGCCGAGGCCGTCGCCGAAATAACCAACTCGGGCGGCACCGCAGTGGTAGACAGCCATAACGTCGTCACTGAGGCGCCTGAGATTGTCCAGACCGCACTCGACTCCTTTGGGCAGCTCGACATTGTCGTCAACAATGCCGGGATTAACGCCTTCGGCCGCTTCTGGGAGATGGAATCCGATACGTGGTGGCGGATCTTCGACGTGGCCGTCAAAGGCGTCGTCGGAGTTTCGCGGGCAGCCATGCCGCACCTCATTGCCTCGGGCAGTGGCCGGCTTATCAACATCTCGTCGAACGGGGTCATGGGTGTGCCGACGGATTCGGCCTACAACGCCGCCAAGGCCGCCATCTGGGGACTCGGTATCACCCTCGCGGCCGAGGCCCGCGAGGTGGGAGTTCAAGTCACCACGCTGATGCCGGTGGCCTTGACGCCGATGACCGAGGACGCCTTCCCGAACCCCGTCATCAAGGACGCTATGCGCACGACTGTTCCGGCAAGCTCGGTGTCTGCCTTCGTAACGTGGCTGGCACACCAGGACACAACAGTTTTCGGGGAAACGTTTGAAATTGCCGGAGTCGCAGCCGGTCGCGTCGCGATTGCCGGCATGCCTCGCATGAGGGTCGAATCACCCACCCCCGAGAGCTGGGCCGACAGCGGAGAGACGCTCATGAAGGACGGCGAGCTGCGGGCATTCCGCAACGCGAGCGAGTCGTTCCGTGACCAGATGGTGTACTTGGCGCCGGAACTGGACGATGTCCTCCCCGCCAACGCGGCAGACGTCTCGAGGTGA
- a CDS encoding NADPH-dependent F420 reductase — MKIGILGAGSIGATLARKLSGAGHDVKVANSRGPETISSDIVASGARPVEASHAVTDIDVLITSMPLSRMPEVKSLIVGLPANTVIIDTSNYYPLRDGRVEALEAGKVESVWITEQLGRPVAKAWNAITAGSFEAYGREDGDPARIAIPVAADRDRDKAVAMALVEDTGFDAVDAGSLADSWRQQPGAPSYCTDFTRQQLPGALAAADKVRLPQRRDIALAAITERFPDYSEVTADYLVRLHRAIYS; from the coding sequence ATGAAGATCGGCATTCTAGGAGCAGGATCGATAGGCGCGACACTCGCCCGCAAACTGAGCGGCGCCGGCCACGATGTTAAGGTTGCGAATTCCCGCGGCCCTGAAACCATCAGTTCCGACATTGTGGCATCAGGTGCACGACCAGTAGAGGCAAGCCATGCCGTCACTGACATCGATGTCCTCATCACGTCCATGCCGCTCAGTCGGATGCCCGAGGTCAAGTCCCTCATCGTCGGCCTGCCAGCCAACACCGTCATTATCGATACGTCCAACTACTACCCCCTGCGGGATGGGCGGGTGGAAGCCCTGGAAGCCGGGAAGGTCGAAAGCGTCTGGATTACCGAGCAGCTCGGGCGCCCGGTTGCCAAGGCCTGGAACGCCATCACGGCTGGATCCTTCGAAGCCTATGGAAGAGAAGATGGTGATCCAGCCCGGATCGCCATCCCCGTGGCCGCGGACCGCGATCGCGACAAAGCGGTAGCGATGGCCCTCGTCGAAGACACCGGGTTTGACGCTGTCGACGCAGGGTCCCTGGCGGACTCCTGGCGCCAGCAGCCCGGAGCGCCCAGCTATTGCACCGACTTTACGCGCCAGCAGTTGCCCGGGGCCCTGGCTGCCGCCGATAAGGTCCGGCTCCCGCAGCGACGGGACATCGCGCTGGCCGCCATCACAGAACGGTTCCCGGACTATTCGGAAGTCACCGCCGACTACCTTGTCCGGCTGCATCGGGCCATCTACAGCTGA
- a CDS encoding acetyl-CoA C-acetyltransferase — MNRQEDVVILGAARTPQGRLMGQLATVSAVELGGIAIAAALDRAGINADAVDAVVMGQVIQAGAGQNPARQAAVAGGIPLSAHAVTVNKVCLSGLSAIIEASRLLQLGEAEVVIAGGQESMSNAPHLLPGSRAGHLYGDAVLTDALARDGLTDAFDHESMGLNTDRANDLLGIGRAEQDNAAADSHRRAAAAQDAGYFDTEIVPVKVPRRRGAPELAASDEGVRPDSNEESLSKLRPAFSPTGTVTAGNASPLTDGAAAVVLTTRGYAEAHGLDVVAVLAAHGQIAGPDTSLPDKPAQAIAKALGVAGWTAGELDFVEINEAFASVALHSAAQLGIRMERVNVNGGAIALGHPIGASGARVVVSAVYELQRRGGGKAAVALCGGGGQGEALLLSLG; from the coding sequence GTGAACCGCCAGGAAGATGTAGTCATCTTGGGAGCTGCCCGGACTCCCCAAGGCAGGTTGATGGGCCAACTCGCCACGGTTTCCGCCGTCGAACTGGGCGGCATTGCAATCGCTGCCGCTTTGGACAGGGCAGGTATCAATGCTGATGCTGTTGACGCCGTTGTCATGGGCCAGGTGATCCAGGCAGGGGCCGGCCAGAACCCTGCGCGGCAGGCAGCTGTAGCCGGGGGGATCCCACTCAGTGCCCACGCTGTCACCGTTAATAAGGTGTGCCTGTCCGGGCTGAGCGCGATCATCGAAGCCAGCCGGCTGCTCCAGCTGGGAGAAGCCGAAGTGGTCATCGCCGGCGGACAGGAATCAATGAGCAATGCCCCGCATCTGCTTCCCGGTTCCCGCGCCGGGCACTTGTACGGGGATGCCGTGCTGACAGACGCCCTTGCCCGCGACGGACTCACCGATGCCTTCGACCACGAGTCAATGGGCCTCAACACTGATCGTGCCAACGACCTGCTCGGCATCGGGCGGGCCGAGCAGGACAACGCCGCTGCAGACTCCCACCGGCGGGCAGCAGCTGCCCAAGACGCAGGGTACTTCGATACGGAAATAGTTCCGGTCAAAGTGCCTCGCCGCCGGGGAGCGCCTGAACTGGCAGCCAGCGACGAGGGTGTCCGGCCGGACAGCAACGAGGAGTCCCTCAGCAAACTCCGGCCGGCGTTTTCCCCGACGGGTACCGTGACCGCAGGCAACGCCTCGCCGCTCACGGATGGCGCTGCCGCCGTCGTCCTGACCACGCGCGGCTATGCGGAAGCCCACGGTTTAGACGTCGTGGCGGTACTTGCGGCCCACGGCCAGATCGCCGGCCCGGACACATCCCTACCGGACAAACCGGCCCAGGCCATTGCTAAGGCCCTCGGAGTCGCAGGTTGGACGGCGGGGGAGTTGGACTTCGTGGAGATCAACGAAGCGTTCGCCTCCGTGGCGCTCCACTCGGCGGCGCAGCTCGGAATCCGGATGGAAAGGGTCAACGTCAACGGCGGTGCCATCGCTCTCGGACACCCCATCGGCGCCTCGGGGGCACGCGTCGTCGTCTCGGCTGTGTATGAACTCCAGCGCCGCGGAGGGGGCAAGGCGGCGGTGGCCCTGTGTGGTGGGGGCGGGCAGGGCGAGGCACTGCTCCTGTCGTTGGGCTGA
- a CDS encoding nuclear transport factor 2 family protein, with the protein MTGVFEPMKGAAPSNGSPSEWASELEQLRVLVAKQDLNENMIRYCRGVDRKDLDLMKSTYWPEATEDHGMFVGLSHDFCDWVYSLRRESAHKASHYVTNILIDLIGNQAKRETAFIYLALPADGGPTDLLFGRYRDLCERREGEWKVLARTCVWDGAQRLAPEADVAELFGIPPTSNFGDRYPRDPTYATDWGKASPVQTTNAKEHLHD; encoded by the coding sequence ATGACGGGAGTATTTGAGCCCATGAAGGGGGCGGCGCCGAGCAACGGCAGTCCGTCGGAGTGGGCCTCCGAACTGGAGCAACTGCGTGTCCTTGTTGCGAAGCAGGATTTGAACGAGAACATGATCCGCTATTGCCGGGGCGTGGACCGCAAGGACCTTGACCTGATGAAGTCCACCTACTGGCCTGAGGCGACTGAGGATCATGGCATGTTCGTGGGCCTGTCCCATGACTTCTGCGACTGGGTGTATTCCCTGCGCCGGGAGTCCGCCCACAAGGCCAGCCACTACGTGACCAACATACTCATTGATCTGATCGGCAACCAGGCAAAGCGTGAAACGGCCTTTATCTACCTGGCCCTGCCGGCCGACGGCGGCCCTACCGATCTGCTGTTTGGCCGTTACCGGGACCTGTGCGAGCGGCGCGAGGGGGAGTGGAAGGTGCTCGCGAGGACTTGCGTCTGGGACGGGGCGCAACGACTCGCCCCGGAAGCGGACGTCGCCGAGCTGTTCGGCATCCCGCCCACGTCCAACTTCGGTGACCGCTATCCGCGCGACCCGACCTATGCCACGGATTGGGGAAAAGCATCCCCGGTCCAGACTACGAATGCAAAGGAGCATCTCCATGACTAG